ttgatttgatttttattgtttaataaatgtgttaaaaatcaatcttcttgttcttcttcttcccgTCTCTGTTTCCTACTGACAGTGACGCTGGTAGTCCAGCTTTGCTCCCAGTTTTGTTCCTGCCAGGTGTTTGTTGAAAGCTTCGTCCATTTCTCGGCTCTGTTCTGGACTGAAATGGTTCCTCCAGTCTCCAACCTCACCTGCACAGGGAGGAGATTGAATCGATCATTTTAGAGGGGAAAGAACTCATTTTTACTCCAGACTCTGTTGGAagataaaatgattttattgttggTGACCTTTCCTGAAGATGACGTTTCCCATGTTGCCGTGGGAGTTGGCTGAACTCTCCTTCATGGCGTTAAAGGTGCTGGCCGCTGCCACCTGCCGCACCTGAGCCTCCGTCAGGCTGAAGCCGACGAAGCCGGAGATCCGCCGGATCCCTGCGCCGAGATCCTGCAGGACAGGAAACGTGGTCTGAGAGCAGATTTCCATTTCAGCCACCAAACGGAGAGATTGAGGAATCGGAGGACTGACCTGCTTCAGGTCCTCATAGGTCACCACCAAGACGTTGGGGTCGTCCATCCTCTGGTTCCAGGCCAAGGCGTGGTCAAAGTACGAGCCCCAGGCaactacacacacaaaaatcactTATTCATGGTTTCTGTGGAATATGGGCAACATTTATAACTGGTTACATGGCaaccagtgaaaccagtaaCATGAGGAATTATTTGAAAGGTTTGACCCAGAAACCAGAATCCAATCAGCAGACTGATCAATGTTTGAACAGTTTATTATGTTATCTAAGGAGCTTTGATGCCATAAATTGGACCCGCTTTAATAAACAGCAGAACTTTATATTCCAGGCTGTAAGAAACAGAATCTATAATATAAATCACTGATCTCATTAATTTACATGGAAACATATAAAATACCTCTGAGTGTTTCTGCAAAGATCACTGAGTAAAGCTGGACAGAAACCTGTTCAATTTACTGGAgtaactttttaataattaGATATTTATAGCAGTAATTTTACTGCACTAAACTTTTTACTCTGTCGTTTCAAAGTAAAactacttttacttcagtaaaatttctggGATTTTCACCCTCCTCTAGTTTTTATCATCATTCTGTTGTAGAAATTAGATTcaatttttccataaaaaaactgaaaaatggcCAAAACCTGCTATGaaagctacatttatttttaaagctccagttgttttttttatcattattaatctgtttttaaaatcctgaGTGGCTGCAGACACCTGACCTGCTGCATTGCTgccaaatgttttatgttttctgcaaCATAAAACACGTTTAGTTTCTTCTGCTCCTGTTTCTCCGGTTTGTAACGTTTTCTCTCTCTAAAGCCTCGTCACCCTGATGGTTCctgatatgtttatttttgtcctaacctgcaaagaatcagccaaaGACAGAGgttacttttctgcagaacagGAGAATTGAAAGCAGACGCGaagaatcgctgtcaaacactgtctggaatcaattctgccagatctttctttgcatttctctttattgtatagaaaaaggaggttgggcttcttcatacagagaattgaccaaccgtctttacattctggaaccttctgtggacatgcccttacaaggacatatggctgaccacaactaatcagttacacatggagctaataacacatgaatgttttaacgtttttagcttccatcctaaacatcctaaacaaagttaataatatactacaaaagagagaagttaagtaaacataaaaaagaataataatatgagagtaataatatgaaaagaataatatgaaaagaataatatgaaaacataacttgtaaaataaactcataagtaaatgaacaggaggataatttttctaaaatttcccacctgtttttcatattatgcATGACgtctaacacagacatcaggaatacATCACTTGCTGGTACATTTTCAATGCATCCATCATAATGTTAAACATCGGGGTGTCCCTCAGTGATAGAGGCAACAAGTTGATACTGATACATAACATGTCCAACAGTTTTGGCTATCAGAGattttagacatgggattatgcaggcagtaaaaatacaaaacaagaaaagaataataagaagaggcatcattaatttcaacagcaggTGCCACCCTGGTCCAGATATGAGCCAAGAAAGGAAATCTCCTTGTGAGGGAACAGCATCCTGTGACATGGCTTGTTGCAGATTCTTTAAGGCAGACATGGCTTCAGCAATatgagtttcattagcatcagaaatataagtacaacaaGATGTTCCTATCATTACACAGACACCACCCTGACTAgctgataggtttattttgtcataacctgcaaagaatcagccagagacagagattaggtttcttttcatttcttttctgcagaataggagaattgagaacagacgcgacgaatcgctgtcaaacactgtctggactcaattttgccagatctttctttgcatttctctttattgtatagaaaaaggaggttgggcttctcttcacacagtcacacagagaattgaccaaccgtctttacattctgaaacctcctatggacatgcccttataagggcatgtggctgaccacaactaatcagttacagatggaactaataacacatgaatgtttaacgtttttagcttccaagcaatcatcctaaacaaagttaataatatactacaaaagaaagaaaagtt
The Xiphophorus hellerii strain 12219 chromosome 22, Xiphophorus_hellerii-4.1, whole genome shotgun sequence genome window above contains:
- the LOC116713382 gene encoding sulfotransferase 6B1-like, whose protein sequence is YLLLCAGFNWMVGVTKIIAEATQMKNESKMPPLIEFFGPEVLKAVVEAPSPRFLGTHLHPDIMPSSFSEKKTKTVVVFRNPKDTLVSYYHFCNNNPVLPSVESWDSFFSQFMKGDVAWGSYFDHALAWNQRMDDPNVLVVTYEDLKQDLGAGIRRISGFVGFSLTEAQVRQVAAASTFNAMKESSANSHGNMGNVIFRKGEVGDWRNHFSPEQSREMDEAFNKHLAGTKLGAKLDYQRHCQ